From Argopecten irradians isolate NY chromosome 3, Ai_NY, whole genome shotgun sequence:
acatgtgaatAGTTTTCCAAGACAACTAACTATCGTAATGGGTCTATAGTTTTTTGGATTATCAACTGAacctttatttttataaattggTATTATAGTACCCTCTAACCACTTTTTTGGCATCTTTCCgctattaaaaatgaaattaaacagTTTAACATAGAGATTTATCATTTTTGGAGCAGAGTGCTTGACATACtcatttgttattttatcatCCGCGCATGTTTTATTAGATTTAAGGAGCTTAATGGCTCTTTCAACTTCCTCCCTATTTATGACATTGTTTATTTCTTGGTTATACTGAAAAGGAGGTAATTCTAACAAACTCTGCTCAtttccatcatcatcatttgtAGCAACATTACAgtctttaaaataattaaaaatattttcaagtgAAATATGTGTTTTGGATTTTTGCTTAATACAGTTATTTAAGAGTTTCCAATAATCCTTAGGATTACTACTTTTCATGTTTTTTAACTTAGACCTCATGTTGCGTctgtatgaatatatacatttattcatagtttttctgtatgttttttcagaggttttatatttatttagaaaatagtCATTCCTATGTCGTCTATATTGGTTTTTATGACGACGATAGTTCTTTTTAGCCATTCTACACTCTCTGTTGAACCAGGGTTTAGAGTTTTCTTTATGATCACAattgttattataatttattttctttgtaccCAGTATAGATTTTGCAGCATTTAAAAGTACATTATTACATTCCATTACTAAACTATTTACATCTAAATTATAACCATCTTCATCTCCATCAATACTATGTATAATCTCATCAATATGCATGTTATCAATACTATCTAAGAACTCTTTAGCTTTCAGATTATCCCAATTATTAATGCACTCAGACTCATTCGGGATATCAACATTTATCTGGTTATCAGTCTGTTCGGTACCGTGGATAGTAAGAGCAAGTGGACAATGAACATCCGAATATAGAGAGCAAAAATCTAATACTTCAAAATCATCGAGGTATTCAAATAGACCTGACGAGCATATAACATAGTCAACAACACTGGAGTTTTTGCATGTAAATTTTCCAATATCTTTATCCTTGCCAACTCTCCCGTTACATATAAACAGATCATTAAATTTACATAATTCAATTAGACGAtttccaaaattatttttacggTCATCTTTGCTACTTCGATATTTAGTAACATTATTCCTgtcaaaaatattgttaatatttgcTTGAAAGATTTCATTTGCCAGGTCATCCCTTTCGTCTATTTCACTGGTATCAATGAAGTCTAGACAATTAGCTGTTCTAGAGTTAAAGTCTCCAACAAGACATGTGTATTTGCAATTATTcgataaattcaaatattcattttcaatttctgaGTATGGGTCTCCAACACAATAATTTGAGCCCTCTGGTGGAATATAAACAACACCAATGAGCAACCCATTTTCGTAACCACACGCAGCTTCATCAACCTTAAACCAACTGACATATTTACTGTCACTGGTTACGGGATTTATCAGATTTTCAAACTCTTTTTTATATGCTAATACTATGCCCCCTGAtttaattttcttatatttaaaGCGATTTTTCATAATGTTACAAAAACCAGGTATATCAAGAAAATCTACATCATCGGTTTTCGTTTCAGTAAAGCATAAAACATCAAACTTATCAACAAATTCCAAAAATTCAGGATATTGAATCCTTCTCAAAATTCCACATACATTTAAGaccaaaattttaatatttttacaatttacaacTGTATTGAGTTCGTGGTTATCACTTCTAAGACCTTGAACATTAGGGGTAGTTCGTAATCGTGTCTGTCCTCCCGCGCGTCCCTAGCGTCGTTCGTCTCCGGTTTTATCGCTACCAGTGCGCCTGCGCTTGTTTCGAGGCGGCCTTGAGGGCGTGTCCTCGTTTTCGCGCTCTTTACTCGCGGGTTCAAATAATTGATTGTTAATGTAGAGCTTATCTCTTACAAGTGCCACCTTCTTCCCAGCCTTTCGCGCCTTCTTTGCTTCTGGCTATAGATCTTTACGCTTCTCCTCTATTTCTTTCGGAAACTGCTCATTCACCCCAAACGATGTACCTGCAAGCTTTCTCGTTGACATTTTCACTTTGGTTAGATCCTTGAAGAAAACAAATTTGACAATTATAGGTCTCGGGGTTGCCCCTGTGCTTCTGTCTCTTTTTCCTATCCTGTGGACATTAGCCATTTGAATGTCGTCCGCGTCTTCCATTTCTAGTTTATCTCTAATAAAAGTTTTAACAACCTTCTCCGAGTCCTCGCCGTGTCCGTTCGCGTCCCAAGGGCTTTCTACTATTCCTGAGAAAATCAGGTTGTATTTCATGCTACGGCACTGAGCTTCTATAGCTTTCTCTTTCATTTCTTCAAGCCTTTCCCGGAGATCGTCTAATTCTTCTGCATTGTCCATTTCCGCTTGTTCTATGTTCTCCATATTGACCTTCATCTGACTTACGTTACGGCCTATGGTGTCGTTCGCCGCCTTAACTCTGTCCATTTTGTTACTGTTGCCCTGAAGATCTGACTACATTTCACGAACAGTTCTTTTAATTGAATCTAGTTCTTGTTCTGTGTTGTCCAATCTACTAGTCAAATTGCtaagttttttatttatttcgtCCAATGTGCTTGTATTTTTCTCAATTATCGTCAGCCTTTTGATAACTTCACCCATCATATCTATCATTCGTTGTGTTTGTGTTTCGGGATTATCATCGTTATATGATGCATCCCTACATTCGGATAGAACTTCTGATGTTGACTTTCTCCCGGCCATATTTACTGGAGGTACTGCTCTATATATGGGCGTGAACAGGTGAGTATAGGTGAGTGCTATGTGCTCGTCAAAAACAGGTAAGTCCACAATGGCTATAAATAGATGGCACGGGTCCAACACTGTAGCTAGTGAACGTGGcattcaatttttcaaaaaagaaTAACATCAAAAGTTGTAAAGTTACCCTTGTTTTTTCTTTCCGTTCCTTGTCTATGTCACTTCCATATTCCACTCTTCAAAAGTTATCTTGTCAAATTCTCTGGAAATGTgtcattttaacatccataccTGGAGCGATATCGAGAGCGACCACACTGTTGTATAGTCACGTGGTCTAGTGGCTAGATGAGTCCATTGTCTAGGGAAACACTGATGATGATCATCCATAATAGCAGACAGGTAAGATTAGTGTTCTTACCTGGTGACCGATCAGCCGTGACCATAGATTTCCCCGTATGGATCCTCTGTTGTGGATTTCCATGTTGAgtgcaaaaaataaaaagtccAATTTTCATTCTATAATCCATCAAATCACACATTTTGCATCACAAGTCCAATAAGGAGAAACCCTTCAGACACTATGCCAAATTTGATGTAGAAATGTTCATGTAGAATCaagttattcacaaaaaaaaacaaaaaacaaaaaaaaacgcCTTGTTTCTAAATAGTAAAATGCCTAACGCTCCTTATCCGATAAAACTAAGATAAGTAATTGGACTTGTTATATGTCTTCCTTGAAACTAGAAATTATATTCATGGACATTGGTACTTGTACATGGCTATAGAACCAACAGCGGTCACACATATGATTAGCAATCTTTTGTATAACAATAGCGCAATGACaaatgtaatacaaaatgaaCCCACAAATTAACGTGTTTTATTAGTAGTTTTGCAATACAATAATGCGATACTGAAGAAAAccatcaattttattttacaatacagtGTAAAACTATTTTATGTTTTTGGAGACAAATATGTCAAATGTCTTACTATACTGGAGAAACTCGCAAAAGATTTCATTTTGTAATACAGTCAAATGTCTCATAGAAACTCACAAAGGGTTTATTTAATGATACAAAGTAAAATAATGTCTTATCGGAAAACGCACAAAtgactttattttgttatacaatgtactacaATGTCAAATGCGTTATGGAAACTCacaaatgatttatttaataATACAAAGTAAAATAATGTCTTATTTGGAAAACGCacaaatgattttgttttgtgatATAATGTACTACAATGTCAAATGTCTCATATAAACTCACAAAGGGTTTATTTAATGATACAAAGTAAAATAATGTCTTATCGGAAAACGCACAAATGACTTTATTttgtaatacaatgtactacAATGTCAAATGCGTTATAGAAACtcacaaataatttatttaataatacaAAGTAAAATAATGTCTTATTTGGAAAACTCacaaatgattttgttttgtgatataatgtaaaacaaccatataattatttattttatttatttatattgaaCGGATGTGGGTGAATGAGTAGTAAAGAGAGAGTGATGCAAGATGAACTATGGAAAATGGCGTGAGAGCCCTTCTACGAAAGggaaatatattgttatttacacggtttattgaataaaatgtttttgaggaaaatatttatacataattattgaAACCATGGATTCTTCAAATTGCCCAgaataatgaataaaaactGGTCTTGTAATTAAAAATCTATCCCTGTCATCCCCAGAACCTTCTCAGCGTCTGTTCAGATAATCCCCTGGTCACAACTGTCCAAAACGAGTCTTCACTTGATACCATCTCAACAGCGTGTGATACgctaaaacaaaatgtaaacatgTGGAGATGTACTACGAGACATTCTTCCTACAGTCTAACACAGTCTGGAACAACGTCAGTAATCGAAAAAGTAGACCAGGAAAAATATTTAGAAGTtattttgatgtgaaattgaaCTTTAGTCACCATGACTGCAGTGGTGTATCAAAGGGCAACAAAGTACTTGACATTATCTGTAGAACTTTCACATTTATGGACGCGCAACCCTCTTCAAGGCGTTAGTCTGGCCACATCTCGAGTACGCCTCTACAGTTTGGTCACCACAGTTTGTCAAGGACAAAGTCGCCATAGAACACTTCCAAAAAATGGCCACCAAACAAGTTAACTTCCTGCAAGACTTGCCGTACAGTGAACGACTAAAACGCCTCGGGCTACCAACTCTTGAGTACAGGAGGATCAGATCAGACATGGTGGAGGTGTTCAAAACCATCAACAAAATAGATATTGTGGACcatcaaagatttttttcccCTTCGTACGATATGGATCTACCAGAGGACACTCAAAAAACTATACAAGAGACAATttagacttaagggtgtattcttctgaggttttaGTCCCGtcgaagtctcgtttcgaccaagatcaaagaagttatgagattttcaaatatattttatcaatatctgtagcaagttgccagatgcaaattttgtcaaaaaattacatttctattttagtagatttttttatacagggattttaagaaatggcccatttggcggccattttgaaattgtgtctttttcctcTATGAGTAGAGCCATAGTTAAACCactttttactgaaattgtttttacttaaatcatcactgcagcagcatttttagctgtatcgagctaatttttgctgtcaatctttactaggttcgtggtttttaaaatattgagcattattgCGTGAAGTGATACGCTTTTgtaactttatttttacatttaatggtaattttagcacttttattttttactctaaaatactgaaacaTAACAcatatttaaatggggcaaaaaagtaaacACACTgacccccatttttctgcctaatttagaaagaacaacccattccctattgatatgcaaaatattaaaaaaaaagtttaataccacaactgtttctataaaggattaaatttggcaaaaatggctgaaaatggtgtattttttAGCTctaaattaaggggtaggggtagcatatgttgttattccattttctagtatgttatgaactcctatttccaaaaatctatatgataaaaaaagtttaatacaaaaaaaaaaattgacttctccgaggtgtacatccttaacaCGAGTAAAAATGTGATCAGTATTTTTAATCAGTAACAGAGTCATCTCGCAATGGAATTCACTACCTGAATCAGTTGTACCAATAGTTTCAAAAGCCGCCTAAACAATCACTGGAAAGACCATCCCAATAAATTCAAATCATCATTCTAATATGTTCAAGCTCTAATGTgttaaataaggaccaaaagaCAATTCACGGTTCTATATTCCCATCTATATTCTGTAAaaagttaattaaatattattgaaggACTAGTTCCAGTAAGTGCTTTAAAGTATCAATGTGTTTTAACTATAAGTGAGGCgttctgtctatatatttatCCTGTTTTTAAAAAAGAGAAGAACTTTCAATATTATGTAAACTAATACCAGTTATATATACGTCACACCGGAAGAAGTATTAATAAGTATCTAAGTTATCCACTAAGGGCACTGTGGGTACCCGTACACCGGACATTGGTATCGATGAGGCGGTGGCCTGTCACAACAAGGGTAAATTTTGCAATATCACAGTTTTAATGTGattaatgtatctgtaactattgtCCAGCTCAAGCTTATTATATATCGCGTCGTATACGATCTGTCAACCCCCAGCGTCATATATTTATtgaggaatagacaggaatccagggtcTCCTGTAGGGGGGGTACCGCAATGAAAACGATTGTGAACTTTTCTCCGCGATATTGGATTACTAGATTGTTCCAGGTTACCATTTTTGGGTTATATAGACGGGTTATGATAGGGAAGTTCGTGTTTAGATCAATTTCATACTGTCGTGGCCATGGATGTTTCAACAAGACGACTCAAAATTTAGCTTGTGTACGGGGGCTTGCTAAACGGGTGTACTGGGGCTTGGCTTATGTAATAAAAATggtgtacgggggcttggcatcattaaaatgacaaaccttACAATATGTTTAAAACAGATAGCGTCTAGTCGTCCAAATGACAGATGTAAAATTTTCT
This genomic window contains:
- the LOC138319766 gene encoding uncharacterized protein, whose product is MEIHNRGSIRGNLWSRLIGHQSDLQGNSNKMDRVKAANDTIGRNVSQMKVNMENIEQAEMDNAEELDDLRERLEEMKEKAIEAQCRSMKYNLIFSGIVESPWDANGHGEDSEKVVKTFIRDKLEMEDADDIQMANVHRIGKRDRSTGATPRPIIVKFVFFKDLTKVKMSTRKLAGTSFGVNEQFPKEIEEKRKDL